The genomic region GGTAGACGAGGCTGTACAATTGCCGGAGCCGCACTATTAATATTTGATTTATTCAAGATCAAATGGGCATTAACCGCCACAAGATCCTTTCTCGAGAAGGAACCATCGTCATCTTCCCAATCCAACTTGTCCCCCATAGATACGTTGATAAGTCCTCCATCAATGAGTTCATCTTTAATGAACGCGTTCACAGCATTTGAGCTATCAAATTCTAGAGCGAGACTCTTTTCAACCTTTTTCGCGAGGTTATTCAAATCATGGAATAACTGCCGCTCTTCAATGATATTTAAACCTAAGTGAATATCCATACTAACCGTACAATCACCACGCGTTAACTCATAACATTCGATCCATACAGCCAATTCGTCATGTGGAACAATACGTTCATCACGGTTATGCGGAAATAAAGATTGCTTCTTAGGGGGATATTTTTGGTCAATTCTTATTTCCTCCAGGAATTCAATTACCATTTGAATCGCCTTACGCCGGTGTTGCCCATCAACAACCCACATAATATCTTTTTGTCCTAACCAAACGCGAATACCCATACCCTCTCGATCGGCTGTTTCTAGTTGTTGTGCTCGAAGGTTGCTTCCGTTACGACCAGCCGTTCTCAAATTAGCGACGATTGGTTGTAAAGCCAAGTATGGTTGTTTACCTACTAACTCTTGAAGTCTTTTACGCGCCTTCATGATAGGTCCATCATCCGAGGGATTTAATTCTACAGTTGCTGAGATTAATCCTTTGATGATATAACGAGCCAACTCCGCAGCGTGTTTTATGTCTAGCTTACGTTGTGCAACGGGGGTTCCATCCTCGCTGCGCTCATTAGCTACTTCAGACATGCGATAAAACTCATACATAGGCACTTTTGCCAGCAATGTGTTACGTCCGAGGTTGTTACATAAGAAAGCTTTGAGCTGTAATTCTGACGTGTCCCCTTTGCGTGTTATAAGATCACTTAAAGAGCTAATTCCTTCTTGTACATTCTGAACCATACTAGATTCCCCTCTCGGAAATATATTCCATATGCTCTATTATATATGAATCTATCAAAATGTAAATACCCTTGGATTAATATTTTTAAACCCAGGGATGTTTTTTATAACAATAAATCCACCCTGGGTAGTTTTATTGTTGAAAAATAAAAATAAATGTTACTTACCAAATGATGTAATTACATAACAGTTATGAATCTAAAAAGACATTATCTATATTAGTAGCTAATGTCTTTTTAGATTTTACTTAATAAGTTCGTTGAGTTTCCTCTTTAGTTCAATAAGCTCGTTAAATTGTTCAGCTGTCTTAATCTGTTTATTAGGAATAAGTTCAATTTCTCGTAAAGCATCTTTAAGGATACTCTTAGCTTCTTCTAAGCCATTGTTTGTTGTAGTAGCAGTTGCACGAAGTTGATAATATTTGTCGCTTTTCACTAAAACACCATCAGTTTTACTGTGAGATCGATGTATCAAGCCTGAGCATTGGTTGTCATTAATACCATTGAACTCTGTTGCAAGTACGTCTTTGATTTCCTGAAAAGTATACTGTTTTGCTGGGTCTAATTTTTGCTGAAGCACAATGTTTGCTGAACTTTGCGAAACGGAAATTCCCTTCATGTAAATCCCTCCATTAGTGGATTGGTTTTTTCTTATCCCCATCTTACATTAGACTTAATTCAAATTCAAGACTTAGTTCTAATGATTAGAATTAAGTCTTGTTGGTGTCGTAACTTAAAAGTATTGACACTACTCAATCGACAGCGTAGGATAAAGACTGTCACTTTGGATGTTATTTTGCGCTTGCTTTAAGTGTTATTTTGCACTTCCGACTTTAATAACCCAGCTACCTTCACATGAGAAGATTAGCTGGGTTTCTCAATTATTTACATCCACCATTTATTGAACGTTATGATCTATTCAAAAAAAAAAGTGACTGCTCATTGCTCCGCAATCGCGCCCGATTGCGGAAGACCACTGTTTGCAATTGAATTATTTATTCATAATAGCTTTGATTTCTTCTTCTGACATGGATGAATCGCATTTTACCTTTACTGTGTCACCCTTAGTAACGACGAAACCAGGAACCGTTGGAATGTCGTATTCATTACGGAAGGCCGTAATACCTTCCATATCGGATTTTTCCGCACTATTCACATAATAGATAGTCGTATTAGTTTCCACAGCAACTTTTTTTAGTTTTTCAACGAATATTTGACAATAAGGACAAACAGCCTTTCCAATATAGATTAAGGCTTCGGCTCTCCCTTTTACCAATGCCTGTGCTTTTTCGGAATCGATTTTTTCAAAACTAGCTACATTTTCTTCATAAGTAGTCATCATCGCTCAATCTCCTTTTTCTAACGTTATTATGATCCAATTAGGTGTGAATACTCAAATAAAGTACGCTTACGTGCCTGAA from Paenibacillus crassostreae harbors:
- a CDS encoding DNA sulfur modification protein DndB — its product is MVQNVQEGISSLSDLITRKGDTSELQLKAFLCNNLGRNTLLAKVPMYEFYRMSEVANERSEDGTPVAQRKLDIKHAAELARYIIKGLISATVELNPSDDGPIMKARKRLQELVGKQPYLALQPIVANLRTAGRNGSNLRAQQLETADREGMGIRVWLGQKDIMWVVDGQHRRKAIQMVIEFLEEIRIDQKYPPKKQSLFPHNRDERIVPHDELAVWIECYELTRGDCTVSMDIHLGLNIIEERQLFHDLNNLAKKVEKSLALEFDSSNAVNAFIKDELIDGGLINVSMGDKLDWEDDDGSFSRKDLVAVNAHLILNKSNINSAAPAIVQPRLPIARRYWQSVAQIPGFGENGARRLTVSAQSVLLKAIAKLTYDFAFGRQADINLLDKLLDGITDMDFSHDNPMWRYYQLTEDELKRYGLDSLTEYLPDNATGNRDVGNFDSETGWMRFGAKHNDIYPIIGDMIRWKLRLPNRHESRL
- a CDS encoding lactococcin; this encodes MMTTYEENVASFEKIDSEKAQALVKGRAEALIYIGKAVCPYCQIFVEKLKKVAVETNTTIYYVNSAEKSDMEGITAFRNEYDIPTVPGFVVTKGDTVKVKCDSSMSEEEIKAIMNK